The region ATGCAAACCGCATCACCCTGTACTGCATGTAGTGGTTCTGGGCAGATTATAGATCAAAGACCACCGGAGGCAGATGCCCACGGATTTGTGCAGAATGAAGAAACCGTTTCTATTAAGATTCCAGCTGGAGTTGAAGATGGAATGCAGCTAAAAGTTTCTGGAAAAGGGAACGATGCACCAGGAAATGGAGTTCCTGGAGATTTATTGGTAGCAATAGTAGAGAAAGAACACCACAGCCTGCAACGAGAAGGAGATAACCTGCATTACGACCTGTACATCAGTTTGTCTGAAGCAGTATTAGGATCTTCTCGAGAAATAGATACCGTTACTGGAAAAGTGAGAATAAAGGTTGAAGAAGGAGTACAATCTGGAAAAATCCTTAGACTTAGAGGAAAGGGAATCGGTAATCTTAATGGCTACGGAAAAGGAGATTTATTGGTTCATGTAAATGTTTGGACGCCGAAAAATCTAAATAAAGAACAACGCGACTTCTTTGAAAGAATGGCAGAAGACGAGAACTTCCAGCCGAATCCAGAGAAAAGTGATAAATCATTCTTTGAAAAAGTTAAAGATATGTTTTCATAGAACCCCCGGGTTTAAGAAAAAATTTATATATTTGATTATCACTAAGTCTTTTAGTGACAATTTTTCTTT is a window of Salegentibacter salegens DNA encoding:
- the dnaJ gene encoding molecular chaperone DnaJ codes for the protein MKEDYYDILGISKGASTAEIKKAYRKMAIKYHPDKNPGDTEAEEKFKQSAEAYEVLSNEDKRARYDRFGHQAFEGGAGGGGYGGMDMDDIFSQFGDIFGGGFGGGGGFSGFGGGFGGGQRRVKGSNLRIRVSLTLEEIANGAEKKIKVKRKVQAPGTTYKTCSTCKGTGQVTRVTNTILGRMQTASPCTACSGSGQIIDQRPPEADAHGFVQNEETVSIKIPAGVEDGMQLKVSGKGNDAPGNGVPGDLLVAIVEKEHHSLQREGDNLHYDLYISLSEAVLGSSREIDTVTGKVRIKVEEGVQSGKILRLRGKGIGNLNGYGKGDLLVHVNVWTPKNLNKEQRDFFERMAEDENFQPNPEKSDKSFFEKVKDMFS